One segment of Pasteurella skyensis DNA contains the following:
- the yihA gene encoding ribosome biogenesis GTP-binding protein YihA/YsxC has protein sequence MMNTKLNYHQTHFLMSAPDIHHMPEDSGIEIAFAGRSNAGKSTALNVLTNQKNLAKTSKTPGRTQLINLFEVVPNCKIVDLPGYGYAAVPEQMKIKWQKSLGEYLQKRECLKGIVILMDIRHPLKDLDQQMIEWAVTSELPVLLFLTKADKLNQSQRSKQVKMVREAILPFQGDIDVECYSALKRTGIDKLENKLNSWFAEITTQPNVEE, from the coding sequence ATTATGAATACAAAATTAAATTACCATCAAACGCACTTTTTAATGAGTGCTCCAGATATTCACCATATGCCAGAAGATAGCGGCATTGAAATCGCGTTTGCTGGACGTTCAAATGCAGGCAAGTCAACAGCATTAAACGTGTTGACGAATCAAAAAAATCTAGCTAAAACATCAAAAACACCAGGCAGAACGCAATTAATTAATCTTTTTGAAGTTGTACCTAATTGTAAAATTGTCGATTTACCTGGTTATGGTTATGCTGCTGTACCAGAGCAAATGAAAATCAAATGGCAAAAGTCACTAGGAGAATATTTACAAAAACGTGAATGTTTAAAAGGAATTGTCATTTTAATGGATATCCGTCACCCTCTAAAAGATCTCGATCAACAAATGATTGAGTGGGCCGTCACATCTGAATTGCCCGTTTTGTTATTTTTAACTAAAGCAGATAAACTTAATCAAAGTCAGCGAAGTAAGCAAGTAAAAATGGTTCGAGAGGCTATTTTACCTTTTCAGGGAGATATCGATGTAGAATGCTATTCTGCATTAAAGCGCACAGGGATAGACAAATTAGAAAATAAATTGAATAGCTGGTTTGCTGAAATCACCACACAACCTAATGTAGAGGAATAA
- a CDS encoding DUF294 nucleotidyltransferase-like domain-containing protein, giving the protein MEIELLDVKNFLIQSAPFDELPEEAVDELVHNIEIRYFRANTPILTYGEDINSLYVIRSGVVEIYRRSGQLYNRISEGHIFGQMGLFMSNKVRFPVKAIEDTLTYCIPCEMFYRYCNEFEVFSDFMEVEESQRLRQVVSATRENDLTTSKVKTLITRPAVTVDENTSITETAMRMEEENVSAVLVTQNVLPTEDDDDELDPFVGIITDRDLCTKVLATGIDPATQISEVMSPTLYCLDANAYVYEAMMTMLRYNINHLPIMDQGNAIGIVANSDLLRYESQNSLLIVNSIFQQNSVEELTVIASQVKDCFVRMVQEDANSHMVGSAMAVIGRSFKQRLAELAEEKLGPAPIPYCLLALGSMARDEQLMLTDQDNALILDESYDPELHNDYFAQFATFICDGLDACGYTYCTGDIMATNPQWRLTLSQWKEQFTDWIDNPNPTKLLHSSIFFDLDGVYGRTKWAEHLYSFIVQRARKNTIFLSALAHTAVLRTPPLGFFKNFVMENDGRHNKSINLKRRGTAPLADLIRVHALSIGSLAKNSVERLEHIIDAGILPRNQGQDLRDAFELLSIVRIRHQANDILEEQEPDNNIEPESMSDFERRNLKDAFLILSNAQNFIKFRYVKQRKF; this is encoded by the coding sequence ATGGAAATTGAACTTCTTGACGTCAAAAACTTTTTGATTCAATCAGCGCCTTTTGATGAACTTCCTGAAGAAGCTGTTGATGAATTAGTACACAATATTGAAATTCGTTATTTTCGTGCTAACACCCCTATTTTAACTTATGGAGAAGACATCAATTCTCTGTATGTTATAAGAAGTGGTGTAGTCGAAATTTATCGTCGTAGTGGTCAACTCTATAATCGAATTTCAGAAGGACATATTTTTGGGCAGATGGGGCTTTTTATGAGTAATAAAGTTCGTTTCCCTGTTAAAGCCATTGAAGATACCTTAACCTATTGTATTCCATGTGAAATGTTTTATCGTTATTGTAATGAATTTGAAGTTTTTTCAGATTTTATGGAGGTGGAAGAAAGTCAACGATTACGTCAAGTTGTTTCTGCAACAAGAGAAAATGATCTCACTACATCAAAGGTGAAAACATTAATTACAAGACCTGCCGTAACCGTTGATGAAAATACGTCTATTACTGAAACTGCAATGCGAATGGAAGAAGAAAATGTTTCCGCAGTCTTAGTTACTCAGAATGTTTTACCTACAGAAGATGATGATGATGAGCTCGATCCTTTTGTTGGAATTATTACTGATCGTGATCTTTGTACGAAAGTACTTGCAACAGGGATCGATCCTGCAACTCAAATTAGTGAAGTAATGTCACCTACGCTTTATTGCTTGGATGCAAATGCTTATGTGTATGAAGCAATGATGACAATGTTACGTTATAACATTAACCATTTACCTATTATGGATCAAGGCAATGCGATTGGTATAGTGGCAAATAGTGATTTATTGCGTTATGAGTCACAAAATAGTTTACTAATTGTAAATAGTATTTTCCAACAAAATAGCGTAGAAGAACTGACAGTGATTGCAAGTCAAGTGAAGGATTGTTTTGTTCGTATGGTTCAAGAAGATGCAAACTCTCATATGGTTGGTAGTGCAATGGCTGTGATTGGTCGCAGTTTTAAACAGCGTTTAGCAGAGCTTGCAGAGGAGAAGCTAGGACCTGCGCCTATCCCTTATTGCCTTTTAGCATTAGGTTCAATGGCACGTGATGAGCAGTTGATGTTAACAGATCAAGATAATGCTCTAATTCTTGATGAAAGTTATGATCCTGAATTACATAATGACTATTTTGCACAATTTGCAACTTTTATTTGTGATGGATTAGATGCTTGTGGTTATACTTATTGTACAGGGGATATTATGGCGACTAATCCTCAGTGGCGTTTAACCCTTTCTCAATGGAAAGAACAGTTTACAGATTGGATAGATAATCCTAATCCAACTAAACTATTACATAGTTCTATTTTCTTTGATCTTGATGGTGTATATGGTCGTACTAAATGGGCAGAGCATTTATACAGTTTTATTGTGCAACGAGCGAGAAAAAATACCATTTTCTTATCCGCTTTAGCGCACACTGCTGTATTACGTACACCGCCATTGGGATTTTTTAAGAACTTTGTAATGGAAAATGATGGGCGTCATAATAAATCGATTAATTTAAAACGTCGTGGTACTGCACCACTTGCGGATCTAATTCGTGTACACGCATTATCCATCGGCTCATTAGCAAAAAACTCCGTCGAGCGTCTTGAACATATTATTGATGCGGGTATTTTGCCTCGTAATCAAGGACAAGATTTACGTGATGCATTTGAGTTACTATCTATTGTTAGAATTCGTCATCAAGCCAATGATATTTTAGAAGAGCAGGAACCTGATAATAATATTGAGCCTGAATCAATGTCAGATTTTGAACGCCGAAATTTGAAAGATGCCTTCTTAATTCTCAGTAATGCACAAAACTTTATTAAATTCCGCTATGTAAAACAGCGTAAATTTTAA
- a CDS encoding co-chaperone GroES: protein MNIRPLHDKVILKREEVETKSAGGIVLTGSAAEKSTRGKVIAVGTGRLLDNGSVHPMHVKVGDVVIFSDSYSTKSEKIDGEEVLILSEDDILAIVE from the coding sequence ATGAATATTCGTCCATTACACGATAAAGTAATTTTAAAACGTGAAGAAGTTGAAACAAAATCAGCAGGTGGTATTGTTTTAACAGGCAGTGCTGCAGAAAAATCCACACGTGGCAAAGTAATTGCAGTAGGTACAGGTCGCCTCTTAGACAATGGTTCAGTTCACCCAATGCATGTTAAAGTGGGTGATGTCGTCATTTTCAGTGATAGTTACAGTACCAAATCAGAAAAAATTGATGGTGAAGAAGTTTTAATTTTATCTGAAGATGATATTTTAGCGATTGTAGAATAA
- the groL gene encoding chaperonin GroEL (60 kDa chaperone family; promotes refolding of misfolded polypeptides especially under stressful conditions; forms two stacked rings of heptamers to form a barrel-shaped 14mer; ends can be capped by GroES; misfolded proteins enter the barrel where they are refolded when GroES binds): MAAKDVKFGNDARVKMLKGVNVLADAVKVTLGPKGRNVVLDKSFGAPAITKDGVSVAREIELEDKFENMGAQMVKEVASKANDEAGDGTTTATVLAQAIISEGLKSVAAGMNPMDLKRGIDKAVISVVEELKNLSKPCETSKEIEQVGTISANSDSTVGQLIAQAMEKVGKEGVITVEDGSGLEDELAVVEGMQFDRGYLSPYFINKPDAGTVELENPFILLVDKKISNIRELLPTLEAVAKVNKPLLIIAEDLEGEALATLVVNNMRGIVKVAAVKAPGFGDRRKAMLQDIAILTAGTVISEEIGMELEKAGLEELGQAKRVVINKDNTTIIDGIGDEEQIKGRVAQIRQQIEESTSDYDKEKLQERMAKLAGGVAVIKVGAATEVEMKEKKDRVDDALHATRAAVEEGIVAGGGVALVRAASKVAESLKGDNEDQNVGIKLALRAMEAPLRQIVENAGEEASVVARNVKDGSGNFGYNASTENYGDMLEMGILDPTKVTRSALQFAGSIAGLMITTECMVTDLPKEESADLGAAGMGGMGGMGGMM; the protein is encoded by the coding sequence ATGGCAGCAAAAGATGTAAAATTTGGTAATGATGCTCGTGTTAAAATGCTTAAAGGTGTAAATGTTTTAGCCGATGCAGTGAAAGTCACTCTAGGTCCTAAGGGACGCAATGTTGTGTTAGATAAATCCTTTGGAGCACCAGCCATCACAAAAGATGGTGTATCTGTTGCACGTGAAATTGAGTTAGAAGATAAATTCGAAAATATGGGTGCTCAAATGGTGAAAGAGGTTGCCTCTAAAGCCAATGACGAAGCAGGTGACGGTACAACAACAGCAACAGTACTTGCTCAAGCAATTATCAGTGAAGGTTTAAAATCTGTGGCAGCAGGTATGAACCCAATGGATTTAAAACGTGGTATTGATAAAGCGGTAATTTCTGTAGTAGAAGAGTTAAAAAATCTGTCTAAACCTTGTGAAACCTCAAAAGAAATCGAACAAGTGGGTACAATTTCTGCAAACTCTGATTCGACTGTAGGTCAGTTAATTGCACAAGCAATGGAAAAAGTAGGTAAAGAGGGTGTAATCACTGTTGAAGATGGTTCTGGCTTAGAAGATGAGTTAGCAGTGGTTGAAGGTATGCAATTTGATCGTGGTTACTTATCACCATATTTCATCAACAAACCAGATGCAGGCACCGTTGAATTAGAAAATCCATTTATTCTTTTAGTAGATAAAAAAATCTCGAATATTCGTGAATTATTACCAACATTAGAAGCTGTGGCTAAAGTAAATAAACCATTGTTAATCATTGCAGAAGATCTTGAAGGTGAAGCATTAGCAACATTAGTTGTGAACAATATGCGTGGTATCGTGAAAGTGGCTGCCGTGAAAGCTCCAGGTTTTGGTGATCGTCGTAAAGCAATGCTGCAAGATATCGCAATTCTAACTGCAGGTACTGTGATTTCAGAAGAAATCGGTATGGAGTTAGAAAAAGCAGGTCTTGAAGAATTAGGTCAAGCTAAACGTGTAGTAATTAACAAAGATAATACCACTATCATTGATGGTATTGGTGATGAAGAGCAAATCAAAGGTCGAGTTGCTCAAATTCGTCAACAAATTGAAGAATCTACTTCAGATTACGATAAAGAAAAACTTCAAGAGCGTATGGCTAAGTTAGCGGGCGGTGTGGCAGTAATTAAAGTAGGTGCTGCGACAGAAGTTGAAATGAAAGAGAAAAAAGACCGTGTTGATGATGCACTTCACGCAACTCGAGCTGCAGTTGAAGAAGGTATTGTTGCTGGTGGTGGTGTTGCATTAGTTCGTGCAGCATCAAAAGTAGCAGAAAGCTTAAAAGGTGACAATGAAGATCAAAATGTGGGTATCAAACTTGCATTACGAGCAATGGAAGCGCCACTTCGTCAAATCGTTGAAAACGCTGGTGAAGAAGCCTCTGTTGTAGCTCGTAACGTAAAAGATGGCTCAGGTAACTTTGGTTATAATGCAAGTACTGAAAACTACGGCGATATGTTAGAAATGGGTATCTTAGATCCAACTAAAGTAACACGTAGTGCATTACAATTTGCAGGTTCAATTGCAGGTCTAATGATTACCACTGAATGTATGGTTACCGATCTTCCAAAAGAAGAAAGCGCTGATTTAGGTGCTGCTGGAATGGGCGGTATGGGAGGAATGGGTGGAATGATGTAA
- the rraB gene encoding ribonuclease E inhibitor RraB, with product MYNQTELDQETNEIITNLLEDGSDPNALYIVEHHIAHQNFDKLEKLVIDIFKLGYEIADAEEFEDENGNIIFCCDVVTEIELKPELIAKQQQEILPLIAQAGAEYEGWGTYFEDPNAPDDEYVDDVEFMDDEQ from the coding sequence ATGTATAATCAAACAGAATTAGATCAAGAAACCAATGAAATTATCACCAATTTATTAGAAGATGGGAGCGATCCTAATGCACTCTACATTGTGGAACATCATATTGCCCATCAAAATTTTGATAAACTAGAAAAACTGGTTATTGATATTTTCAAATTAGGCTATGAAATTGCTGACGCTGAAGAGTTTGAAGATGAAAATGGTAACATTATTTTTTGTTGTGATGTAGTAACTGAAATCGAATTAAAACCAGAACTTATTGCTAAACAACAACAAGAAATTTTACCTTTAATTGCACAAGCTGGTGCAGAATATGAAGGCTGGGGCACATATTTTGAAGATCCGAATGCACCAGATGATGAATATGTTGATGATGTTGAATTTATGGATGATGAGCAATAA
- a CDS encoding DUF805 domain-containing protein yields the protein MIWYHALFSLQGRLNRQGFWIGIGLNFAFLLIVANLLGDFSTMPLIGFAPLLISLYSIITVIIKRLHDRNRSAKSISILLVPVLCYFASLTTEGKMAWALGVVMPVFIATTLLLEWGCFKSFPESNEYGEQGLSVTLTK from the coding sequence ATGATTTGGTATCACGCACTTTTCTCATTACAAGGTCGTCTTAATCGTCAAGGTTTTTGGATTGGAATTGGACTGAATTTCGCCTTTCTATTGATTGTTGCTAATCTTTTAGGGGATTTTAGTACAATGCCATTAATTGGATTCGCACCTTTATTAATTTCACTATACAGCATAATAACTGTGATTATTAAGCGTTTGCACGATCGCAATCGTTCTGCTAAATCAATTAGCATTCTACTTGTTCCTGTTCTTTGCTATTTTGCTTCATTAACTACAGAAGGAAAAATGGCATGGGCATTAGGTGTTGTAATGCCTGTTTTTATTGCCACAACACTACTTTTAGAATGGGGTTGTTTTAAAAGTTTTCCTGAATCGAATGAATATGGTGAACAGGGTCTTTCTGTTACACTGACTAAATAA